In Kangiella profundi, one DNA window encodes the following:
- the recO gene encoding DNA repair protein RecO, producing the protein MADTELTSAFVLHARPFKETSLIVELFTEDFGRVNVLAKGVRGNRKNSNRALLQPFQPLKVSWIGRGELKTLKQLEPDGFAHRLQGIASLSALYLNELLLRLFIQWDPHLDIFHLYKTSLKHLHSGDKPNLILREFELELLDVLGYAIDWQHDIYGDAIEEGMTYAFVPEQGFIPQLQAPADSWLAQGATILAVANHQWQLSGAPALARKVCRMNIDQLLNGKELNSRKLLQQTLAMQS; encoded by the coding sequence ATGGCCGATACGGAACTTACATCAGCTTTTGTCCTGCATGCCAGGCCTTTTAAAGAAACCAGCCTGATTGTTGAGTTATTTACCGAAGATTTTGGTCGTGTAAACGTATTAGCCAAAGGCGTTCGTGGTAATCGCAAAAATTCAAATCGAGCATTGCTGCAACCTTTTCAACCGCTCAAGGTGAGCTGGATTGGTCGAGGAGAGCTGAAGACGCTTAAGCAGCTTGAGCCTGACGGATTTGCTCATCGCCTGCAAGGCATTGCCAGTCTATCCGCATTATACCTTAATGAGTTGTTGCTACGGCTTTTTATCCAGTGGGATCCGCATCTGGATATTTTTCATTTATATAAAACCAGCCTTAAGCACCTTCATTCGGGCGATAAGCCAAACTTGATTCTTCGTGAGTTTGAGTTAGAGCTGCTTGATGTATTAGGTTATGCCATTGATTGGCAACATGATATTTATGGTGATGCCATCGAAGAGGGTATGACTTATGCCTTTGTTCCTGAGCAGGGTTTTATTCCTCAGCTGCAGGCTCCAGCGGATAGTTGGCTTGCACAGGGAGCGACTATTCTTGCGGTAGCCAATCATCAGTGGCAGTTAAGCGGTGCGCCGGCTTTGGCCCGGAAGGTTTGTCGAATGAACATTGATCAGTTGCTCAATGGCAAAGAACTTAATAGCAGAAAGCTTTTGCAGCAAACCCTTGCTATGCAGTCTTAG
- the rnc gene encoding ribonuclease III produces MSHKKLLIERLCNRLGYQFTDPSLLKLALTHRSGANKHNERLEFLGDSILGMVIAEYLFIHLKKADEGQLTRLRASLVKGKTLAEIAKELELGDCLYLGEGELKSGGFRRASILADALEAIIGAIYQDTGFDGAKKVILGLYQKRLTNVDLKSVQKDPKTQLQEWLQSRKLPLPEYELLKVTGEPHKQTFDVACVLSEKKVKTHGSGSSRRNAEQQAAEKALAIILDGK; encoded by the coding sequence ATGAGTCACAAAAAACTGTTAATCGAACGATTATGTAATCGTCTTGGCTATCAATTCACTGATCCCTCCTTGCTTAAATTGGCGCTAACTCATAGAAGCGGCGCTAATAAACATAATGAACGTCTGGAGTTCCTCGGTGACTCCATTTTAGGAATGGTAATTGCCGAGTATTTATTTATTCATTTAAAGAAAGCAGATGAGGGACAACTGACCCGCTTACGAGCAAGTCTGGTTAAAGGCAAAACCTTAGCCGAAATTGCTAAAGAGTTAGAGCTCGGTGACTGTCTTTATTTAGGTGAAGGTGAACTTAAAAGTGGTGGCTTTCGTCGCGCCTCAATTCTGGCTGATGCCCTGGAAGCCATTATTGGTGCCATATATCAGGATACCGGATTTGATGGGGCTAAAAAGGTCATTTTAGGTCTCTACCAAAAACGCCTGACTAATGTTGACCTCAAGTCGGTGCAAAAAGATCCTAAAACACAACTTCAGGAGTGGCTTCAATCACGCAAGCTACCTCTGCCTGAGTACGAACTACTGAAAGTGACAGGCGAGCCACATAAACAGACTTTCGATGTGGCTTGTGTGCTATCAGAAAAGAAGGTCAAAACTCATGGCTCAGGCTCGAGCAGACGCAACGCAGAGCAGCAGGCTGCTGAAAAAGCGTTAGCAATAATATTAGATGGTAAATAA
- the lepB gene encoding signal peptidase I, which produces MIYYDFGFYLLLATVITGAVVLIDKLKWRKEREAKGFEYDEKGNEKMPMFIDISRSFFPIILVVFLLRSFLYEPYRIPSGSMNPGLYDGDFILVNKFSYGIRMPGFNTVIIPTGSPKRGDVAVFHPPHEPQTAYIKRIIGEPGDRLEWSRGVLTITPSCESGETCEPIELRPQFVSDEVPELVPQGEILDLYSENLGGNDYQVLYKGIQRSQSLNHSWSTVVPEGQYFAMGDNRDGSADSRFWGFVDEDALIGRAAYKWLFLEFTEEPVIFGKKLPKGVSFGRVGSIE; this is translated from the coding sequence ATGATATATTACGATTTTGGATTTTATTTGCTGCTGGCAACTGTCATTACAGGCGCCGTTGTTTTAATTGATAAGCTGAAATGGCGAAAAGAAAGGGAAGCCAAAGGCTTTGAATATGATGAAAAAGGGAATGAAAAAATGCCTATGTTCATCGATATCAGCCGCTCGTTTTTCCCGATTATTCTCGTCGTTTTTCTACTCAGGTCTTTTCTATACGAGCCCTACAGAATTCCTTCTGGCAGCATGAACCCAGGACTCTATGACGGCGACTTTATTCTAGTTAATAAGTTTTCCTACGGTATTCGCATGCCAGGCTTTAATACTGTAATTATCCCTACTGGCTCTCCAAAACGGGGTGATGTGGCTGTATTTCATCCACCTCATGAGCCGCAAACTGCTTACATTAAACGTATCATTGGTGAACCGGGTGACCGCCTGGAGTGGAGCCGAGGAGTGTTAACTATCACTCCCAGTTGCGAGTCTGGCGAAACATGCGAACCGATTGAGCTTCGCCCTCAATTTGTTTCCGATGAAGTCCCAGAGTTAGTACCTCAAGGAGAAATTCTAGATCTTTACAGCGAAAATTTGGGCGGTAATGATTATCAAGTTTTATATAAGGGCATACAAAGGTCACAAAGCCTTAATCACTCATGGTCAACTGTTGTTCCAGAAGGCCAGTATTTTGCTATGGGTGACAATCGTGATGGCAGTGCTGATTCTCGTTTTTGGGGATTTGTTGATGAGGATGCTCTAATTGGACGGGCAGCCTACAAGTGGTTGTTTTTAGAGTTCACAGAAGAGCCGGTTATATTTGGTAAAAAGTTACCAAAAGGCGTATCTTTTGGTAGAGTAGGTTCTATTGAATAA
- the era gene encoding GTPase Era: MHEDFRCGYVAVLGRPNVGKSTLMNHILGQKVSITSRKPQTTRHRILGIYTDDDAQILFVDTPGIHKKEARSINRYMNRAASSSMVDVDVIIFVVDGTQWTEDDELVLEKLQQTNCKTILFVNKVDKIQDKEQLLPHLAKITERFEFDAVFPGSALRGDNLEPLISQIKDWLPKGDLFFPEDYVTDRSQRFMAAELIREKLMRSLGEEIPYSSTVEIEQFKSDEKGTLHINGLILVERSGQKAIIIGKQGQRLKQIGQDARIDMEELFGTKVFLQLWVKVKDGWADDERALRSLGYDDI, translated from the coding sequence ATGCATGAAGATTTTCGTTGTGGTTACGTCGCGGTACTTGGCCGACCCAATGTTGGTAAATCGACTTTGATGAACCACATTCTTGGGCAAAAGGTCAGTATTACTTCACGAAAACCACAAACCACCCGCCATCGAATTTTAGGTATTTATACCGATGATGACGCGCAGATTCTATTTGTTGATACACCGGGTATCCACAAAAAAGAAGCTCGCTCAATCAATCGCTATATGAATCGAGCTGCCAGCAGCTCGATGGTAGATGTTGATGTTATTATCTTCGTGGTCGATGGCACACAGTGGACTGAAGATGATGAGTTAGTGCTGGAAAAGTTACAGCAAACTAACTGTAAAACCATTCTTTTTGTTAATAAAGTCGATAAAATTCAGGATAAAGAGCAGTTATTACCTCATCTGGCTAAAATCACCGAGCGCTTTGAGTTTGATGCAGTTTTCCCAGGTTCTGCATTACGTGGAGACAATCTTGAGCCATTAATCAGCCAGATCAAAGATTGGCTTCCGAAAGGTGATTTATTCTTCCCGGAAGATTATGTGACTGACCGAAGCCAGCGTTTTATGGCAGCGGAACTGATTCGCGAAAAACTGATGCGTTCATTAGGCGAAGAGATCCCCTATTCATCCACCGTCGAAATCGAGCAGTTTAAGTCGGATGAAAAGGGCACACTGCATATCAATGGGTTGATTCTTGTTGAGCGTTCAGGCCAGAAAGCGATCATTATCGGTAAGCAGGGGCAGCGACTAAAGCAGATTGGGCAGGATGCTCGAATAGACATGGAAGAGCTGTTCGGTACCAAAGTATTTTTGCAGTTATGGGTTAAAGTAAAAGATGGCTGGGCTGATGATGAACGAGCTCTCCGCTCTCTGGGTTACGATGATATTTAA
- a CDS encoding DUF4845 domain-containing protein, whose translation MLNKKYQDGMTGAGWVIVLAIVLFFMFMLIKLTPAYLEYFSIKSSMASVAEQNVGNSSTGEIRRLLEGRFNINEVKSVKASDAKIKDITGGRALYIKYERRIPLFGNISALLEFENEVPLN comes from the coding sequence ATGCTAAACAAAAAGTATCAAGATGGTATGACAGGTGCGGGTTGGGTAATTGTGCTGGCCATCGTCCTGTTTTTTATGTTCATGTTGATCAAACTGACACCAGCTTATCTGGAATATTTCAGTATTAAGAGCTCTATGGCTTCTGTAGCTGAACAGAATGTGGGTAACAGCTCAACTGGCGAAATTCGACGCCTGCTTGAAGGCCGCTTTAATATTAATGAGGTTAAATCGGTAAAAGCTTCAGATGCCAAAATCAAGGATATAACTGGTGGTCGCGCCCTTTATATCAAATATGAACGCCGCATTCCGTTGTTCGGAAATATTAGCGCACTGCTTGAATTTGAAAATGAAGTACCTCTTAATTAG